The Candidatus Kryptonium sp. genome contains a region encoding:
- a CDS encoding ATP-binding protein, giving the protein MLENLDIFEEVRKKITDVKKRIEELEGEKHRNLEIILSVVKAINSSLILEEVLKIVLDNLISLAKADKGCLFLVNGDETLKCELARNSKGETIDEETIAYSKSIVQDVYSSGEPIVIEDIVNYDDFMKKESIVALNLKTIICVPLRVETQRIGVVYVDSNRVTEINKSEILQLFEILAGHAAIAIRNAKLYEKLSKAYADLQSANEAMIKAERMATRGALASEIGHELSNYLTIISINAKLISREISKISQDERLNNSLSSLLSGINKMKYFIRGLLDSAEMKPNKQPSNINNVIKETIQFVQPLSRYSIAKFIEELDPDIPTINIDPFQFQQLLINLYKNATDARKDATIITRTYFDKEFNRIEIRVADNGPGIPPEVREKLFNINLTTKPGGHGYGLMICKKIIENHNGKIEVISEPGNGTEFIISIPIE; this is encoded by the coding sequence ATGCTTGAAAATCTTGATATATTTGAAGAAGTAAGGAAAAAAATTACCGATGTTAAAAAAAGAATTGAAGAACTTGAGGGGGAAAAGCACAGGAACCTTGAGATCATTTTAAGTGTCGTCAAAGCGATAAATTCATCACTTATCCTTGAAGAAGTTTTAAAAATCGTTTTAGATAACCTAATTTCGCTTGCAAAAGCCGACAAAGGTTGTCTCTTCCTCGTAAACGGGGATGAAACCTTAAAATGTGAGCTCGCAAGAAACTCAAAAGGTGAAACAATTGATGAAGAAACGATTGCGTATAGCAAAAGTATAGTTCAAGATGTATACTCAAGCGGAGAACCGATAGTTATTGAGGACATTGTTAATTACGATGATTTCATGAAGAAAGAAAGCATTGTTGCCCTTAATCTTAAAACAATAATTTGTGTCCCTCTGAGAGTTGAAACGCAAAGAATAGGCGTTGTATATGTTGATAGCAATCGCGTCACAGAAATTAACAAAAGCGAGATACTTCAGCTTTTTGAAATACTCGCAGGTCATGCAGCGATCGCAATAAGGAACGCAAAATTATACGAAAAACTCTCAAAGGCATATGCTGACCTGCAATCAGCAAATGAAGCGATGATAAAGGCAGAAAGAATGGCAACGCGCGGGGCTCTCGCATCTGAAATTGGACATGAACTTTCAAATTATTTGACAATTATCTCAATCAATGCGAAGCTTATTTCAAGAGAAATATCTAAAATTTCCCAAGATGAAAGACTTAACAACTCCCTCTCTTCTCTGCTTTCTGGGATAAATAAAATGAAATACTTCATTCGCGGTCTTTTGGATAGTGCTGAAATGAAACCTAACAAACAACCATCCAATATAAACAATGTTATAAAAGAAACGATACAGTTCGTTCAACCATTGTCAAGATACTCAATTGCAAAATTCATAGAGGAACTTGATCCAGACATCCCAACAATTAACATTGATCCATTCCAATTTCAACAACTATTAATCAATCTTTATAAGAATGCAACCGACGCAAGGAAAGACGCAACTATAATAACAAGAACATACTTTGATAAAGAATTTAATAGGATTGAAATAAGAGTTGCAGACAACGGTCCAGGGATTCCGCCAGAAGTTCGTGAAAAGCTTTTCAACATCAATTTAACCACAAAACCAGGTGGACATGGCTACGGTTTGATGATATGTAAAAAGATAATTGAAAACCACAATGGAAAGATTGAAGTTATAAGTGAACCTGGTAATGGAACTGAATTTATTATTTCAATTCCCATTGAATGA
- a CDS encoding methyltransferase domain-containing protein, with protein sequence MISTEPYTVLAEIYDCVMKDVPYKKWAKYIIKLIQRFRPGARRIFEFACGTGTMLALLRKYGFIIDGMDFSKMMINKAKEKVKDTDTKLFVGDMSNFKIDEKYEVALCLYDSVNYLNNFDKFKGLLTSAGNLLNDDGIFIFDISTEYNSIQNAILMNMSGRCFDVKYKRKSYYLKDERIHINEFEIELNGKVYFEKHVQRIYKISEIENIVRENEIFEIAGCYNGFSFNSGSEWSDRVHFVLKKREN encoded by the coding sequence ATGATATCAACCGAACCATACACAGTACTTGCCGAAATTTACGATTGCGTTATGAAGGATGTCCCATATAAAAAGTGGGCAAAGTATATAATAAAATTAATTCAAAGATTTCGTCCAGGCGCAAGACGAATTTTTGAATTTGCATGCGGAACTGGGACAATGCTCGCCTTATTGAGAAAATATGGGTTCATAATTGACGGGATGGATTTTTCAAAAATGATGATAAACAAAGCTAAGGAAAAAGTCAAGGACACGGATACAAAGTTATTCGTTGGTGACATGTCAAATTTTAAAATTGATGAAAAATACGAGGTTGCTTTGTGTTTATATGATAGCGTAAATTACCTTAACAATTTTGACAAGTTTAAAGGTTTGCTAACGAGCGCCGGGAATTTGCTAAACGATGATGGAATTTTCATATTTGATATCTCAACGGAATATAATTCAATTCAAAATGCAATTTTGATGAACATGAGTGGTCGGTGTTTTGATGTGAAGTATAAGAGAAAAAGTTATTATTTGAAAGACGAAAGGATTCACATAAACGAGTTTGAAATTGAGTTAAATGGCAAAGTTTATTTTGAAAAGCATGTTCAAAGAATTTATAAGATTTCTGAGATTGAAAACATCGTCAGAGAAAATGAAATTTTTGAAATTGCTGGTTGCTATAACGGATTTTCTTTTAACTCTGGAAGTGAGTGGTCAGATAGGGTTCATTTTGTTTTAAAGAAAAGAGAAAATTGA
- the ftsE gene encoding cell division ATP-binding protein FtsE yields the protein MVELQNVSVWFGDNLVFKDLNLKIGDGDFVFITGPTGSGKSTFLRLIYMDIFPNRGKVIVGSFDSKRIKKKQIPYLRRQLGIVFQDFKLLEDRNVFENVAFTLYVTGAKKKEINKKVLTALAEVGLSHKKNSLPEELSGGEQQRVAIARAIVNDPFLILADEPTGNLDPDTSAGIIDLLLKINLRGTSVIMATHNYSIVEMVKNAKVFQISNYNLVRIK from the coding sequence ATGGTTGAACTTCAGAATGTATCTGTTTGGTTTGGGGATAATCTTGTTTTTAAGGATTTAAATCTAAAAATTGGTGATGGTGATTTTGTTTTTATCACCGGTCCAACTGGTTCAGGTAAGAGCACATTTTTAAGGTTAATTTATATGGACATTTTCCCGAATCGGGGTAAAGTTATAGTTGGAAGTTTTGATTCAAAAAGGATAAAGAAAAAACAAATACCTTATTTAAGGAGACAACTCGGGATAGTTTTTCAGGATTTCAAGCTTCTTGAAGATAGAAATGTCTTTGAGAATGTCGCATTCACACTTTATGTAACAGGCGCTAAGAAAAAAGAAATTAACAAAAAAGTTCTTACAGCATTAGCTGAGGTTGGTTTGAGCCATAAAAAGAATAGTTTACCTGAGGAATTATCAGGTGGAGAGCAACAGAGAGTTGCGATAGCAAGGGCGATAGTCAACGATCCATTCTTGATACTTGCTGATGAACCAACTGGAAACCTTGATCCTGATACATCTGCGGGTATAATTGACTTGTTATTGAAAATTAACCTTCGTGGAACATCAGTTATAATGGCAACTCACAATTACTCAATCGTTGAAATGGTAAAGAACGCAAAAGTTTTTCAAATATCAAATTATAATCTTGTTAGGATAAAATAA